Proteins from a genomic interval of Musa acuminata AAA Group cultivar baxijiao chromosome BXJ1-9, Cavendish_Baxijiao_AAA, whole genome shotgun sequence:
- the LOC103998888 gene encoding protein CHLORORESPIRATORY REDUCTION 41, chloroplastic — protein MASSAFHLFPPPNSRLPQPHPSRQKLPATPFRGPRCTSSSPSIGNPDPASDSNPTLEANQSEELPDLPPAAITTSFEIEKRRKSAILREPGRQSGLQRPEPPNFEIGWKRTKEIKIEKPKGWEIADFLEKLEGLMARGRFGTAELLAKTGEIVAERAREEAEVLQAGGEVEERMVTELHRVLRLMEMDLAMVRAAVKEETLAERIEQARARCRQAILVALSF, from the coding sequence ATGGCCTCCTCCGCCTTCCATCTCTTCCCGCCACCAAACTCCCGCCTTCCTCAACCCCACCCTTCCCGCCAAAAACTTCCCGCTACCCCATTCCGCGgcccccgctgcacctcctcctccccttccatTGGAAACCCTGACCCTGCCTCGGACTCGAATCCTACCCTTGAAGCTAACCAATCGGAGGAATTGCCGGACCTCCCGCCGGCGGCCATCACTACCTCCTTCGAGATCGAGAAGCGGCGGAAGTCGGCGATCCTCCGCGAACCCGGGCGGCAGTCCGGTCTGCAGAGACCGGAGCCGCCCAACTTCGAGATCGGGTGGAAGCGGACCAAGGAGATCAAGATCGAGAAGCCCAAGGGGTGGGAGATCGCGGACTTCCTGGAGAAGCTGGAGGGGCTGATGGCGCGTGGGCGGTTCGGGACCGCGGAGCTGCTGGCGAAGACCGGGGAGATCGTGGCGGAGCGGGCGCGGGAGGAGGCGGAGGTGCTGCAGGCCGGCGGCGAGGTGGAGGAGCGGATGGTCACGGAGCTGCACCGCGTGCTGCGCCTCATGGAGATGGACCTGGCCATGGTGCGGGCCGCCGTCAAGGAGGAGACGCTCGCGGAGCGGATCGAGCAGGCCCGCGCCCGGTGCCGCCAGGCCATCCTGGTGGCCCTCTCCTTTTGA